The Pseudofrankia inefficax genome window below encodes:
- a CDS encoding LuxR C-terminal-related transcriptional regulator yields MRIADGKADPDGGQALRVVIADDAMLLREGVLRILADDQITVTGVVGDPESLLDHVAREAPDLAIVDIRMPPTFTDEGLRAARAIRADHPGTAVLLLSQHVQVGGALDLFTAGAGGLGYLLKDRVIEIDDFLAAVRRVAAGGSVVDPVVIRALVQRRSGLGAGATLSDRERDVLSLMAQGLSNGAIAARLVVSLRTVETHVASIFTKLGLLPTPEEHRRVRAVITYLNGPAGPPAD; encoded by the coding sequence ATGCGGATAGCGGACGGCAAGGCCGACCCGGACGGCGGTCAGGCGCTGCGAGTGGTCATCGCCGACGACGCGATGCTCCTCCGCGAGGGGGTGTTGCGAATACTGGCCGACGACCAGATCACGGTCACCGGGGTCGTCGGTGACCCGGAAAGCCTGCTCGACCATGTCGCCCGTGAGGCGCCCGACCTCGCGATCGTCGACATCCGGATGCCGCCGACGTTCACCGACGAGGGCCTGCGCGCGGCCCGCGCGATCCGCGCCGACCATCCGGGCACGGCCGTCCTGTTGCTGAGCCAGCACGTGCAGGTGGGCGGAGCGCTCGACCTGTTCACCGCGGGCGCCGGCGGGCTCGGCTACCTGCTCAAGGACCGGGTGATCGAGATCGACGACTTCCTCGCCGCGGTCCGTCGGGTCGCCGCGGGTGGCTCGGTGGTCGACCCCGTCGTGATCCGCGCGCTCGTCCAGCGGCGCTCTGGGCTCGGTGCCGGCGCCACGCTCAGCGACCGGGAACGCGACGTCCTGAGCCTCATGGCCCAGGGCCTGTCCAACGGGGCGATCGCGGCCCGGCTCGTCGTCAGTCTGCGCACGGTCGAGACGCACGTCGCGAGCATCTTCACCAAGCTCGGCCTCCTGCCCACCCCCGAGGAGCACCGCCGCGTCCGCGCCGTCATCACCTACCTCAACGGACCAGCCGGTCCACCCGCCGACTAG
- a CDS encoding Panacea domain-containing protein has translation MAQSVDDVAAYLLERLGALTVARLQRLVYYTQAWHLADHHVHLFEDPIEARADGPVVLRLHDQAGGRDEVHEWPAGDPRRLGARARDVIEWVLGAYGSFPDAELARIVRAEAPWRLARQGRRVARRPAKAIDPTVMATYYDRLRSSPDAAVLVAVGSARLEGHEFRPREVDLLRAAAGGTRAADDIVAELVRRHRAS, from the coding sequence ATGGCGCAGAGCGTCGACGACGTCGCCGCCTACCTGCTGGAGCGTCTTGGCGCGCTCACCGTCGCGCGGCTGCAGAGGCTCGTCTACTACACCCAGGCCTGGCACCTCGCCGACCACCACGTGCACCTGTTCGAGGACCCGATCGAGGCGCGGGCCGACGGGCCGGTCGTGCTCCGCTTGCACGACCAGGCCGGCGGCCGGGACGAGGTGCACGAGTGGCCGGCGGGCGACCCGCGCCGGCTCGGCGCGCGGGCGCGCGACGTGATCGAGTGGGTCCTGGGGGCGTACGGCTCGTTCCCCGACGCGGAGCTGGCCCGGATCGTGCGCGCCGAGGCGCCGTGGCGGCTCGCTCGGCAGGGGCGTCGCGTCGCCAGACGGCCGGCGAAGGCGATCGACCCGACCGTGATGGCCACCTACTACGACCGGCTCCGCTCGTCCCCGGACGCCGCGGTGCTCGTCGCCGTCGGCAGCGCGCGGCTGGAGGGCCACGAGTTCCGTCCGCGCGAGGTGGACCTGCTGCGCGCGGCGGCCGGCGGGACGCGGGCGGCGGACGACATCGTCGCCGAGCTGGTTCGCAGGCATCGGGCATCGTGA
- a CDS encoding Fic/DOC family protein yields the protein MNDDPYCWPGTRCLRNFLDLRDAEKLDTAEHEIVAVRTVELTASVVPGAYDAAHLLRFHRLLFQDVYDWAGQIRVGNISKGNVPFCPAQHIGARMDQLFAGLAARGFLGSRERRPFVAAFASLYGELNAIHPFREGNGRTQRAFLRQLAAHAGWTVRWELLERRANDGACREYCRSGRTSTMIELLAPIIEPRATWPDQRREADQAPADGGSGEPAASPRSATHR from the coding sequence ATGAATGACGACCCCTACTGCTGGCCGGGCACCCGCTGCCTGCGCAACTTCCTCGACCTTCGGGACGCCGAGAAGCTCGACACGGCCGAGCACGAGATCGTCGCCGTGCGCACCGTCGAGCTCACGGCCTCCGTCGTGCCCGGCGCGTATGACGCCGCGCACCTGCTGAGGTTTCACCGCCTGCTGTTCCAGGACGTCTACGACTGGGCGGGCCAGATCCGGGTCGGCAACATCTCGAAGGGGAACGTGCCGTTCTGCCCGGCACAGCACATCGGTGCCCGGATGGACCAGCTGTTCGCCGGCCTGGCCGCCCGCGGGTTCCTCGGCTCGCGGGAGCGAAGGCCGTTCGTCGCGGCGTTCGCCTCGCTCTACGGCGAGCTGAACGCCATCCATCCGTTCCGGGAGGGCAACGGGCGGACCCAGCGGGCCTTTCTGCGCCAGCTCGCCGCGCATGCCGGCTGGACGGTCCGGTGGGAGCTCCTCGAACGTCGGGCGAACGACGGGGCCTGCCGGGAGTACTGCAGGTCCGGCCGAACCAGCACGATGATCGAGCTGCTCGCCCCGATCATCGAGCCCCGGGCGACGTGGCCCGACCAGCGCCGCGAGGCGGACCAGGCGCCCGCCGACGGCGGTTCCGGCGAACCGGCCGCGAGCCCGCGATCGGCCACCCACCGCTAG
- a CDS encoding low temperature requirement protein A has product MEPGPSLPAEPVPAQAAIPRQVSGPLPASDTVGRLTDDTADESGEQPFVIPNIPLIRSRAAGEQRATFFELFFDLVYVFAVTQLSHYLLADLSWPGAARATFMLVAIYWAWNYTTWMANWFDPRTVAVRLVLVFVMMASLLMAIAVPDAFGERGLLFAASYVALQVVRNVFVVAVCPTSAFRRNFGQILAWSLLTAPPWIVGAFVDGDARWGLWGAALLVDLTAPLVLYWLPGLGSTPTSQWQVDGSHFAERFQLFVIIALGESIVLAGATASESRLTVRVTVALGVAFLLSTALWWLYFGQVSEVVAGRIGHSAPTEAGKLGRDVYTYLHLPIIAGIVLAAVGLELVIAHPEEPIGLSGALVAFGGPALFLAGLATCCARVGRRHAWWPVGVAGALLAAAPLLTSLDRLAAMGILTAVLITSAAVEQSRDDSSAPARDADA; this is encoded by the coding sequence ATGGAGCCCGGTCCGTCCTTGCCCGCAGAGCCGGTTCCCGCGCAGGCCGCGATTCCGCGCCAGGTCTCAGGCCCGCTACCCGCGTCCGACACCGTCGGCCGGCTGACGGATGACACGGCCGACGAGAGCGGGGAGCAGCCGTTCGTCATCCCGAACATCCCGCTGATCCGGAGCCGGGCCGCCGGGGAGCAGCGGGCGACATTCTTCGAGCTCTTCTTCGACCTGGTCTACGTCTTCGCCGTCACGCAGCTTTCGCACTACCTGCTCGCCGACCTCAGCTGGCCCGGTGCCGCCCGCGCCACGTTCATGCTGGTCGCCATCTACTGGGCCTGGAACTACACGACCTGGATGGCGAACTGGTTCGACCCGCGTACCGTGGCCGTCCGCCTCGTGCTGGTGTTCGTCATGATGGCGAGCCTGCTGATGGCCATCGCGGTGCCGGACGCGTTCGGCGAGCGCGGGCTGCTGTTCGCCGCCAGCTATGTGGCGTTGCAGGTGGTACGGAACGTCTTCGTCGTCGCGGTCTGCCCGACCAGTGCCTTTCGCCGCAACTTCGGGCAGATCCTGGCCTGGAGCCTTCTGACGGCACCGCCGTGGATCGTGGGCGCTTTCGTGGACGGCGACGCGCGTTGGGGCCTGTGGGGCGCCGCGCTGCTCGTCGACCTGACGGCGCCACTCGTCCTGTACTGGCTGCCGGGACTCGGCTCGACCCCGACGAGCCAGTGGCAGGTCGACGGCAGTCACTTCGCCGAGCGCTTCCAGCTCTTCGTCATCATCGCGCTCGGGGAAAGCATCGTTCTCGCCGGCGCGACCGCGTCCGAGTCGAGGCTCACCGTCAGGGTCACCGTCGCTCTCGGGGTCGCGTTCCTGCTGTCGACGGCGCTGTGGTGGCTGTACTTCGGCCAGGTGTCCGAGGTGGTGGCGGGGCGGATCGGGCACAGCGCCCCGACCGAGGCCGGCAAGCTCGGCCGGGACGTCTACACCTACCTGCACCTGCCGATCATCGCCGGCATCGTGCTGGCCGCCGTCGGGCTGGAGCTGGTGATCGCGCACCCCGAGGAGCCCATCGGCCTGTCGGGCGCGCTGGTGGCGTTCGGCGGCCCGGCGCTGTTCCTGGCCGGTCTCGCCACCTGCTGCGCCCGGGTCGGCCGCCGGCACGCGTGGTGGCCGGTCGGGGTGGCCGGCGCGCTGCTCGCCGCCGCTCCCCTCCTGACCTCGCTCGACCGGCTGGCCGCCATGGGCATCCTGACCGCCGTCCTGATCACGTCCGCGGCCGTCGAGCAGTCCCGCGACGACTCATCCGCGCCGGCACGGGACGCCGACGCCTAG
- a CDS encoding NUDIX domain-containing protein: MQNSFCSYCGTRYQPDASWPRLCGACGETTWRNPLPVAVALLPVTMPEGGSGLVVVRRDIDPGRGELGLPGGFMEVGEVWREAAVRELREETGILADAADVRLFDVHSGRDGGVLLVFGLLPERPLADLPPVTASNETVEWLVLTQPQRLVFPTHTDAMAAYFARTDGLTSVPTT; this comes from the coding sequence ATGCAGAATTCGTTTTGCTCGTACTGCGGGACCCGATACCAGCCCGATGCCTCGTGGCCCCGGCTGTGCGGCGCCTGTGGCGAAACAACGTGGCGCAATCCACTTCCGGTGGCAGTCGCCCTGCTGCCCGTCACCATGCCCGAAGGTGGGTCCGGTCTGGTCGTGGTGCGCCGCGACATCGACCCGGGCCGCGGCGAGCTCGGGCTGCCCGGCGGCTTCATGGAGGTCGGCGAGGTCTGGCGGGAGGCCGCGGTACGCGAGCTGCGCGAGGAGACGGGAATCCTCGCGGACGCGGCCGACGTCCGCCTGTTCGACGTGCACAGCGGGCGCGACGGCGGAGTCCTGCTGGTGTTCGGCCTGCTGCCCGAGCGGCCGCTGGCCGACCTGCCGCCGGTGACGGCGTCGAACGAGACGGTGGAATGGCTCGTCCTCACCCAGCCACAGCGCCTCGTCTTCCCGACCCACACCGACGCGATGGCCGCCTACTTCGCCAGGACGGACGGGCTCACCTCGGTTCCCACGACCTGA
- a CDS encoding pyridoxal phosphate-dependent decarboxylase family protein has protein sequence MWRARNQDELASLFDIVVRHALDYLGRDTKHPLSTHEAHQLLRTQLGGDLPAAGQGSTEVLEQFIAAAEPGLSPSTSGRFFGFVTGGAYPVAVATEWLTSIWDQTPVLHVSSPAAAVVEETVAGWLTQLFGLPTATSVGITTGCAAANLIGLAAARHHVLAAVGWDVGSAGLIGAPAPRVLASRGCHVTVTRAARLLGLGGQIHLVDTDEAGRMRLDHLADLLATTHGPLIVCGEVGNVDTGAVDPVAAVAELTHAHGGWLHLDAAFGMWAAASPRLRATVPGLAGLDRADSWATDAHKWLNVPYDCGIALCAHPAAHLAALRAQADYLPSASDGVRHPMDYTPEMSRRARALVLWTTLRHLGADGVAELVERCCALARRMADQLARVDGVTVLAEVTLNQVLVRFTPPPHGRSPDPRDAAAAWDPAAYETPAEDAHTEAVVGAFQRGGVGWASPTRWRGRTALRLSVCNWQTDAATVDAAVAALVTAHRAPPPAAVTAHPPALPRPSHPHDDDLIPEGTA, from the coding sequence ATGTGGCGCGCGCGAAATCAGGATGAACTGGCCAGTCTTTTCGACATCGTCGTCCGCCACGCCCTGGACTACCTGGGCCGCGACACAAAACACCCGCTTTCGACGCACGAGGCCCACCAGCTACTCCGTACACAGCTAGGTGGAGACCTGCCCGCCGCCGGACAGGGTTCGACCGAAGTATTGGAACAATTCATCGCGGCCGCCGAACCGGGCCTCTCGCCGTCGACCTCGGGCCGGTTCTTCGGATTCGTGACCGGTGGCGCCTACCCGGTGGCGGTCGCGACGGAATGGCTGACCTCGATATGGGACCAGACCCCGGTCCTGCACGTCTCCAGCCCGGCCGCCGCGGTGGTCGAGGAGACGGTCGCGGGCTGGCTCACCCAGCTGTTCGGCCTGCCTACGGCCACGTCGGTCGGGATCACGACCGGCTGCGCCGCGGCGAACCTGATCGGCCTGGCCGCCGCGCGCCACCACGTGCTCGCCGCGGTCGGCTGGGACGTCGGGTCCGCGGGGCTGATCGGCGCGCCGGCGCCGCGGGTGCTGGCGAGCCGGGGCTGCCACGTCACCGTCACCCGGGCGGCCCGGCTGCTCGGCCTCGGCGGGCAGATCCACCTCGTCGACACCGACGAGGCCGGCCGGATGCGCCTGGACCACCTCGCCGACCTGCTGGCGACGACCCACGGCCCGCTGATCGTGTGCGGCGAGGTCGGCAACGTCGACACCGGCGCCGTCGACCCGGTCGCGGCCGTCGCCGAGCTGACCCATGCCCACGGCGGCTGGCTGCACCTGGACGCGGCGTTCGGGATGTGGGCCGCGGCCAGTCCCCGGCTGCGCGCCACGGTCCCGGGGCTCGCCGGCCTGGACCGGGCCGACTCGTGGGCCACCGACGCGCACAAGTGGCTGAACGTGCCGTACGACTGTGGGATCGCGCTGTGCGCCCACCCGGCCGCGCACCTGGCCGCGCTGCGCGCCCAGGCCGACTACCTCCCGTCGGCCTCCGACGGGGTGCGCCACCCGATGGACTACACCCCGGAGATGTCCCGGCGGGCGCGGGCGTTGGTCCTGTGGACGACGCTGCGCCACCTCGGCGCGGACGGCGTCGCGGAGCTGGTCGAACGGTGCTGCGCGCTGGCCCGGCGGATGGCCGACCAGCTGGCCCGCGTCGACGGGGTCACCGTCCTCGCCGAGGTGACGCTCAACCAGGTGCTGGTCCGGTTCACCCCGCCGCCTCACGGCCGCTCCCCCGACCCCCGGGACGCGGCCGCCGCCTGGGACCCCGCCGCGTACGAGACGCCTGCCGAGGACGCGCACACCGAGGCGGTCGTCGGCGCGTTCCAGCGCGGCGGCGTGGGCTGGGCGAGCCCGACCCGCTGGCGGGGGCGCACGGCGCTGCGGCTGTCGGTCTGCAACTGGCAGACCGACGCGGCGACGGTGGACGCCGCGGTGGCCGCGCTCGTCACGGCGCACCGGGCCCCGCCCCCGGCCGCCGTCACCGCCCACCCGCCGGCCCTCCCCCGGCCCAGCCATCCACACGACGACGACCTCATCCCGGAGGGAACGGCATGA
- a CDS encoding TetR/AcrR family transcriptional regulator has protein sequence MAAEGPTREEPPSSAEGDRPVESRRAYESPLRRQQAAMTRERIVATAVEMVRAFPTWDWDGLTIRELARRAEVNESTIYRYFGNERRLRDTVMHRLLEEAGVDLDELRLENFADVVGRMFDYLSAFPTPTPTHEDPTFVGIDERRRGALVAAVSTAAATTWSPGESELAAAMLDMFWHVPTHERLMGTWNLDRERAVRAARWAITLIETAIRDGNGPGDPDPATDGD, from the coding sequence GTGGCGGCGGAAGGGCCGACGCGGGAGGAGCCACCCTCCTCGGCCGAGGGCGACCGGCCGGTCGAGAGCCGCCGTGCGTACGAGAGCCCGCTGCGCCGCCAGCAGGCCGCGATGACGCGGGAACGGATCGTGGCCACCGCCGTCGAGATGGTGCGCGCGTTTCCCACCTGGGACTGGGACGGCCTGACCATCCGGGAGCTGGCCCGGCGCGCCGAGGTCAACGAGAGCACGATCTACCGCTACTTCGGCAACGAGCGCCGGCTTCGCGACACCGTCATGCACCGGCTCCTGGAGGAGGCCGGCGTCGACCTGGACGAACTGCGGCTGGAGAACTTCGCCGACGTCGTCGGCCGGATGTTCGACTACCTCTCGGCCTTCCCGACCCCCACGCCGACGCACGAGGACCCGACCTTCGTCGGCATCGACGAACGCCGGCGCGGCGCGCTCGTCGCCGCCGTGTCGACGGCCGCCGCCACCACCTGGTCCCCGGGCGAGTCCGAGCTCGCGGCCGCCATGCTGGACATGTTCTGGCACGTCCCGACCCACGAGCGCCTCATGGGCACCTGGAACCTCGACCGCGAGCGGGCGGTCCGCGCGGCGCGCTGGGCCATCACGCTCATCGAGACGGCCATCCGGGACGGCAACGGGCCCGGAGACCCGGACCCGGCCACGGACGGGGACTGA
- a CDS encoding N-acetyltransferase yields the protein MTSAEYLRTGRPDIEAVVETLCLAFESDPVLTWNFPRDLANRSALVAGFFRVTTQLILDHGGEIGATANYEGLGVWSPPGATALSEAETDDFLNALFTACGEGGERAAIIMQALDEALPADLPAHYHVMFAAVRPGAQAQGHAHAISNLLARAANEAGAGVYAEASNLRSLALWERMGLRRIGPEITLPDGGPSLFPIWGDAGTWSLSPTPRPRAAPA from the coding sequence ATGACCAGCGCGGAGTACCTGCGCACCGGACGACCCGACATCGAGGCGGTCGTCGAGACCCTGTGCCTGGCCTTCGAGTCCGACCCGGTGCTCACCTGGAACTTCCCTCGGGACCTGGCGAACCGGTCCGCGCTCGTCGCGGGGTTCTTCCGGGTGACCACCCAGCTGATCCTCGATCACGGCGGCGAGATCGGCGCGACGGCGAACTACGAGGGGCTCGGGGTCTGGTCGCCACCGGGCGCGACCGCGCTGTCCGAGGCCGAGACGGACGACTTCCTGAACGCCCTGTTCACCGCGTGTGGCGAGGGTGGCGAACGCGCCGCGATCATCATGCAGGCCCTGGACGAGGCGCTCCCGGCCGACCTGCCCGCGCACTACCACGTGATGTTCGCGGCGGTCCGGCCCGGCGCGCAGGCCCAGGGCCATGCCCACGCGATCAGCAACCTGCTGGCCCGGGCCGCCAACGAGGCCGGGGCCGGGGTCTACGCGGAGGCGTCGAACCTGCGCAGCCTCGCCCTGTGGGAGCGGATGGGCCTGCGCCGGATCGGCCCGGAGATCACCCTGCCCGACGGCGGGCCGTCGCTGTTCCCGATCTGGGGCGACGCCGGCACCTGGTCGCTGTCACCGACGCCGAGACCGCGCGCGGCGCCGGCCTGA